GAATCCAAAAGTATCACCTTTTTGATTGATTTGATCACCATATGCGGCAATGACGTTATATTGATACCCTCTTGGTAGTATGAGGTCGTCTTTCGAAGAGGGCTCAATTGGTTTAAATTTAATCTGCCCGAGTTTTGGTTTTTTCTGACCACCTTTATGAAAATTACCAGCTTGGACTGGTTGTGTAAGTACATTTAACCCTGTACTTGAAGCTGCGAGAGCAGTTGCACCAGTTCCTAAGTATGTTAAGAATTTTCTGCGATTGACTTTACCCAAAACCTTTCACTCCTTAAGTAATGAATGTAAGTTGCTACAAATTTGATGATAAACATCAATCTTTAAGAGAAAGTTGAGAAATGATTACAACATTGAAATAGTTTCATTTTTAAAGGTTTTCGGGTATAAAAGACTATTTTATTCTGTAATTTTATGGTTCTAAAGCATTATTTTAATCAAGTTATAATGGGGTGAATTGATATGACATCCAAATTCCAGAAGTTTTTCACCGCCTTTGTAAAGAAATTATGAAGTTCAAAATGGTGATTTTCTAATGAAAATGATCATCACTATAAAAGTTTTGAAAAATGTGTAAAACGTTTTGTGATTCTGTAAATGGTTTATAAAAATAACCACACCTGAATCCGTTATGGATTCAGGTGCGGCTCAGAATGAATTGAGTTACTTTTTTTATAGTGGCAAATTTCGTCGTTTAAATACTAAGACTGCAAGTAAGAAAGAAACGACTCCTATGCTTGTTAATATTAAGGTTGAAAACCAAAGGTTCGCGTCACCACTTGCGATTTTCCCAGGTTCATATAATGAAAATATAGAAAAGTTTCGTAACCAATCAACATCTAATACAATTTTCCCAGCCATGTCTAAACCGTAAAAGACAAACGTCAATGCGCCAGCAACAGCAAATGCTCGTTTCTCATCATTAAACATTGATGAAATCAAGAACGAATAGCCACCAACTGCAAAGAATAAAAGGAATCCGAGTACATTAATCTGTAGGAAATTTCCGATTTCAATTGAGTATTGCTCATCGATCAGCCATCCCCCTGCAAGAAGACCGCCGGCAATAGTCATCAAAATAATGATTGCTAAACCAGTAATTAGTACCATAGCTTGAGTAAAGGCAACGTTGGCACGAGAAACTTTTGTAGAAAGGAGGTAGGCCATCGACCCTCGATCCACAAGTTTTGCCAACAACTGAACGGCGGTCATAACTGCAAAAACACCTAGGATGAATATGAAGAAAAGCCCGTAGTATTCAGCAGAAATAAATTGACCATAGGAACTAAATGATTCTAAACCCATTGCTCGCATAAGAGCTTCTGGAAACAGCTCGGTCATGCTATTGATTTCTTCCATATTATCCGCAATCATCGGAAATAAGGAGGTCATTAATGTCACATAAACTGCTGAACCAAGTCCGAAGTTGATGAAGCTTTTCATATTGGATTTCATCATTGTTCTGTACAAGGACATGTTCATTTTGCAGCCTCCTCTGCATTATAATAATCCATGAAAATTTGCTCCAGACTTTGATTAGCAGCACTCATGTTAGTAATTTGGTACTTTGATAACTCGTTAAAGAATTCATCATAACTGCCTTGAATGACAATTCGGATGATATTACTCTCTGTCTTTTCAACTAGTAAACTAGATTCTTGAATCGCTGCAACATCCTCAGGATTTTGCAACGTAATATCAAACACTTTTCTTTGCATGGATTGAAGTTCATGTATATCTTTTACCGTAATGATTTTGCCATTTCGAATGATTGCTGCTCTGTCGCATGTACGTTCGATTTCTGCAAAACTATGGGAAGACATTAAGAATGTTTTTCCTTTATCCTTTTCTTCTAGAACAAGATCAATGAAAGTTTTCTGCATTAAAGGATCTAATCCAGAGGTCGGTTCATCTAAAATATAGATATCAGGATCGTGCATGAATGTAGCAACAATGCCAACTTTTTGTTTCATTCCTTTAGACATTTTTCGAATCGGTGTTTTAGGATCGAATTGCAGTAAATGAATCAAATCATCACGTTTCTT
This Pseudalkalibacillus berkeleyi DNA region includes the following protein-coding sequences:
- a CDS encoding ABC transporter ATP-binding protein, which codes for MINIQNLTQEFSNGKGIFDVSFDIQQGEVFGFLGPNGAGKSTTIRHLMGYMKPQKGKASVNGFDAWDEQSKARERVGYLPGEIAFLDDMSGMDFLKMMAGMQKGFDKKKRDDLIHLLQFDPKTPIRKMSKGMKQKVGIVATFMHDPDIYILDEPTSGLDPLMQKTFIDLVLEEKDKGKTFLMSSHSFAEIERTCDRAAIIRNGKIITVKDIHELQSMQRKVFDITLQNPEDVAAIQESSLLVEKTESNIIRIVIQGSYDEFFNELSKYQITNMSAANQSLEQIFMDYYNAEEAAK
- a CDS encoding ABC transporter permease subunit, which codes for MNMSLYRTMMKSNMKSFINFGLGSAVYVTLMTSLFPMIADNMEEINSMTELFPEALMRAMGLESFSSYGQFISAEYYGLFFIFILGVFAVMTAVQLLAKLVDRGSMAYLLSTKVSRANVAFTQAMVLITGLAIIILMTIAGGLLAGGWLIDEQYSIEIGNFLQINVLGFLLFFAVGGYSFLISSMFNDEKRAFAVAGALTFVFYGLDMAGKIVLDVDWLRNFSIFSLYEPGKIASGDANLWFSTLILTSIGVVSFLLAVLVFKRRNLPL